Proteins encoded together in one bacterium window:
- a CDS encoding beta-ketoacyl-ACP synthase III codes for MAVRGSTIAGIGRGIPPRVLTNQELERMVDTSDEWIQTRTGIRERRIAAPEVAASDLACEAAAEALADAGVSADELDLIIVGTATPDMLFPATACLVQDRLGARRAGAFDASAACSSWAYGVAVGHAAVASGRAETVMVIGTEVLSRITDWSDRATSVLFGDAAAAVILRPCKSGEGFLAFHLGADGAGAPLIELPAGGSRRPPGHDTVAARMHYLKMNGREVYKFAVRAIPRAIERVVEEAGLTVEDVDCFVPHQANVRIIEAAAERLGRPLERFFINADRYGNTSSASVPVALYEAVEQGRIRPGSLVVFVAFGAGLTWGAGAIRWTDDSALTRRSGSSTP; via the coding sequence ATGGCAGTTCGCGGTTCAACCATCGCCGGCATCGGACGCGGGATCCCGCCGCGCGTCCTGACGAACCAGGAGCTGGAACGGATGGTGGATACCAGCGATGAGTGGATCCAGACGCGCACCGGGATCCGTGAGCGCCGCATTGCGGCTCCCGAGGTGGCCGCCTCGGACCTGGCATGCGAGGCGGCGGCCGAGGCACTTGCCGACGCGGGCGTTTCGGCAGACGAACTCGACCTCATCATCGTGGGAACCGCGACCCCCGACATGCTGTTCCCGGCGACCGCGTGCTTGGTGCAGGATCGGCTGGGGGCCCGGCGCGCCGGAGCTTTCGACGCGTCGGCGGCCTGCAGCAGTTGGGCTTATGGGGTGGCGGTGGGGCACGCGGCGGTTGCCTCCGGTAGGGCCGAGACCGTGATGGTCATCGGTACGGAGGTCCTCTCACGGATTACCGATTGGAGCGACCGCGCCACGAGCGTGCTATTTGGCGATGCCGCAGCGGCGGTGATCCTGCGTCCGTGCAAATCCGGGGAGGGATTCCTGGCTTTTCACCTGGGCGCGGACGGCGCCGGCGCGCCGCTCATCGAGTTGCCGGCCGGCGGATCGCGCCGGCCTCCCGGCCACGATACCGTCGCGGCGCGAATGCACTACCTCAAGATGAACGGTCGCGAGGTCTACAAGTTCGCCGTTCGGGCGATCCCGCGGGCCATCGAACGGGTGGTGGAGGAGGCGGGTCTCACGGTTGAGGACGTGGACTGCTTCGTGCCACACCAGGCAAACGTCCGCATCATCGAGGCGGCGGCCGAGCGGTTGGGCCGGCCGTTGGAGCGGTTCTTCATTAACGCGGACCGGTACGGCAACACATCTTCGGCTTCGGTCCCGGTGGCTCTGTACGAGGCCGTGGAGCAGGGGCGCATCCGCCCGGGCAGCTTGGTGGTGTTCGTGGCGTTTGGGGCCGGGCTCACCTGGGGCGCCGGTGCGATCCGGTGGACGGATGATTCGGCCTTGACTCGGCGTTCGGGCAGCAGCACGCCGTGA
- the fabD gene encoding ACP S-malonyltransferase, whose translation MIAFVFPGQGAQYVGMGVELAARYVSARRVFDEASESIGLDLLELCRTGPEERLRQTENTQPAILTCSWAAAAALAEHGVRPAMAAGLSLGEYTALVAAGALALVDAVALVRQRGKFMQDAVEGQHTAMVAVMGLPAERVDEICRQTPGVVEAASFNAPGQVVVGGEAGAVEDASARLLAAGARRVTRLAVSAPFHTSLMRPAAARLSAAFGRVNVAPARIPVVANVIAQPVREPQEIRAALLDQVAAPVRWEQSVRTLRALGASVFVEVGPGTALAGLIRRTVPGAVVVSVQDPSTLDAALLTLGPVTTSPEQGHAGSRR comes from the coding sequence GTGATTGCGTTCGTCTTCCCGGGACAGGGAGCCCAGTACGTGGGCATGGGTGTGGAGCTGGCCGCGCGGTATGTGTCGGCGCGACGCGTCTTTGACGAGGCCAGCGAATCCATCGGGCTTGACCTTCTGGAGCTCTGTCGCACGGGACCGGAGGAGCGGCTACGCCAGACCGAGAACACGCAGCCGGCCATCCTCACTTGCAGTTGGGCGGCTGCCGCCGCCCTGGCCGAACACGGCGTCCGGCCCGCCATGGCGGCAGGCCTCAGTCTGGGAGAGTACACGGCCCTGGTGGCCGCCGGGGCGCTCGCTCTTGTCGATGCCGTTGCGCTGGTGCGGCAGCGCGGGAAGTTCATGCAGGATGCAGTGGAAGGACAGCATACGGCGATGGTGGCGGTGATGGGTCTGCCCGCGGAGCGCGTGGACGAGATCTGTCGACAGACGCCGGGTGTGGTTGAGGCCGCCAGCTTCAACGCGCCCGGTCAGGTTGTGGTCGGCGGGGAGGCGGGAGCGGTTGAGGATGCGTCGGCTCGGCTGCTGGCAGCCGGCGCGCGGCGGGTCACGCGCCTGGCCGTCAGCGCCCCATTCCATACTTCGCTGATGAGGCCTGCGGCCGCACGCCTGTCCGCGGCTTTTGGGCGGGTGAACGTGGCTCCTGCCCGGATCCCGGTCGTGGCCAATGTTATCGCGCAGCCCGTGCGGGAGCCGCAGGAGATACGGGCCGCGCTGCTCGATCAGGTGGCGGCGCCGGTGCGGTGGGAGCAATCGGTCCGAACGCTGCGCGCCCTCGGCGCCTCGGTCTTCGTTGAGGTGGGACCTGGGACGGCGCTGGCCGGGCTCATTCGGCGTACTGTCCCGGGAGCTGTGGTGGTTTCGGTGCAGGACCCCTCGACGCTTGACGCGGCGCTCTTGACCCTCGGACCGGTCACGACGTCGCCCGAGCAGGGGCACGCCGGGAGCCGGAGGTAG
- a CDS encoding 3-oxoacyl-ACP reductase family protein, which translates to MGRLDGKVALVTGASGEIGSRVAVALACEGAALVVHFGANSEAALTVVREIEAAGGQARAVGADLSRPEEAAGMIAAALEAYGRLDILVNNAGIVRDGHVLSMRDEDWQAVLDTNLSGTFYCIRAVLREFLRQRRGRIINITSTAGQGGSTGQANYVAAKAGVIGLTRAVAREVGARGITANAVAPGYIAAGMTEGPVPEDVERYLAQIPLGRAGTADDVAAAVVFLASDEAGYISGQVLNVDGGMIMH; encoded by the coding sequence GTGGGCCGGCTTGACGGTAAGGTCGCACTGGTCACCGGTGCCTCGGGTGAAATCGGCAGCCGCGTCGCCGTGGCGCTGGCCTGTGAAGGGGCGGCACTGGTCGTTCACTTCGGAGCGAACAGCGAGGCGGCTCTGACCGTTGTTAGGGAAATCGAGGCGGCAGGGGGGCAGGCCCGAGCGGTCGGCGCCGACCTCTCCAGGCCCGAGGAAGCGGCGGGGATGATCGCCGCGGCCCTGGAGGCATACGGTCGGCTGGACATCCTGGTGAACAACGCGGGGATCGTGCGTGACGGGCACGTGCTGAGTATGCGTGATGAGGACTGGCAGGCCGTCCTGGACACCAACCTCAGCGGGACTTTCTACTGCATCCGGGCCGTGCTGCGCGAGTTCCTCCGTCAGAGGCGCGGGCGGATCATAAACATCACCTCGACCGCCGGGCAGGGAGGCAGCACCGGGCAGGCGAACTATGTGGCCGCCAAGGCAGGGGTCATCGGTCTTACGCGGGCGGTCGCGCGCGAGGTAGGTGCGCGCGGGATCACCGCAAACGCGGTGGCCCCGGGCTACATCGCCGCGGGCATGACCGAGGGTCCGGTACCGGAGGACGTCGAGCGCTACCTGGCGCAGATACCGTTGGGGCGGGCCGGCACAGCGGATGATGTAGCCGCGGCCGTGGTCTTCCTTGCGTCGGATGAGGCAGGGTATATTTCGGGGCAGGTCCTGAACGTGGATGGCGGAATGATCATGCACTGA
- a CDS encoding acyl carrier protein codes for MATVFERVRAKVASQLTVEEDKILPESSFIEDLGADSLDVVELVMALEDEFGITIPDDQSEKIATVGDAVAFIERQVKGSAQ; via the coding sequence ATGGCAACGGTGTTCGAACGTGTGAGGGCTAAGGTGGCCAGTCAACTCACTGTGGAGGAAGACAAGATCTTGCCGGAGTCTTCGTTCATTGAAGACCTGGGCGCGGACTCCCTCGATGTCGTCGAGCTTGTGATGGCGCTGGAGGACGAGTTCGGGATCACGATCCCTGACGACCAGTCCGAGAAGATAGCGACCGTGGGCGACGCCGTGGCTTTCATCGAGCGTCAAGTCAAGGGGTCGGCGCAGTAG
- the fabF gene encoding beta-ketoacyl-ACP synthase II, translated as MRRRVAVTGLGVVSPIGVGHREFWSALLEGRSGVDQITAFDASGYSTRIAAEVRGFDPLVFMDRKEARRTDRFVQFAYAAGRMALDDAGYVITPANATRTGVMIGSGIGGATTWEEQHRQLLLKGPERVSPFFVPMIISNMASGVTSILTGAKGPSSCVVTACATGGNAIGDASRMIERGDVDAMLAGGSEAAITPLAVAGFCSMRAMSTRNDEPRRASRPFDAGRDGFVMGEGAGVVLLEALEHAEARGAQIYGEVIGYGATADAFHITQPDPEGDGALRSMATALSDAGITPEEIDYINAHGTSTPYNDRLETLAIKRLFGAHARRLAVSSTKSMIGHLMGAAGGVEFIACALALRHQMMPPTINYEVPDPQCDLDYVPNLARPGRLRTVISNAFGFGGHNATLVLRANHA; from the coding sequence GTGCGCAGGCGGGTTGCGGTCACCGGGCTGGGCGTTGTGAGCCCGATCGGAGTGGGCCATCGGGAGTTCTGGTCCGCGCTGCTCGAGGGGCGCTCAGGCGTGGATCAGATCACCGCATTCGACGCCTCGGGGTACTCAACGCGGATCGCCGCCGAGGTGCGCGGCTTCGATCCACTGGTGTTCATGGACCGCAAGGAAGCGCGGCGCACAGACCGATTCGTGCAGTTTGCGTACGCCGCCGGGCGAATGGCGCTCGACGACGCCGGCTATGTCATAACGCCGGCCAACGCGACGCGGACCGGCGTGATGATCGGGTCGGGAATCGGAGGCGCCACGACGTGGGAAGAGCAGCACCGGCAGCTGCTCTTGAAGGGACCCGAGCGGGTCTCGCCGTTCTTCGTCCCTATGATCATCTCGAACATGGCCAGCGGGGTCACCTCGATTCTCACGGGGGCCAAGGGGCCGAGCTCCTGCGTGGTTACGGCGTGCGCCACCGGCGGCAACGCGATCGGTGACGCATCGCGGATGATCGAGCGCGGCGACGTGGACGCGATGCTGGCCGGGGGCTCGGAGGCCGCCATCACGCCGCTGGCGGTGGCGGGGTTCTGCTCGATGAGGGCGATGTCCACGCGGAACGACGAGCCTCGTCGGGCGTCGCGCCCGTTCGACGCCGGCCGGGACGGCTTCGTGATGGGCGAGGGCGCGGGCGTGGTACTCCTGGAGGCGCTGGAGCACGCCGAGGCGCGCGGGGCCCAGATCTACGGAGAGGTAATCGGCTACGGCGCAACCGCCGACGCCTTCCACATCACGCAGCCTGATCCCGAAGGCGACGGCGCGCTGCGGAGCATGGCCACGGCCCTCTCCGATGCGGGGATCACGCCGGAGGAGATTGACTACATCAACGCACACGGTACGAGCACGCCGTACAACGATCGGCTTGAGACGCTGGCGATCAAGCGCCTCTTCGGCGCGCACGCGCGCCGGCTCGCCGTCAGCTCTACGAAATCCATGATTGGGCATCTGATGGGGGCGGCGGGCGGCGTGGAGTTCATCGCGTGCGCGTTGGCGTTGCGCCACCAGATGATGCCGCCTACAATTAACTATGAGGTTCCCGATCCACAGTGCGATCTTGATTACGTGCCGAATCTGGCCCGCCCTGGACGGCTGCGCACGGTGATTTCCAACGCGTTCGGGTTCGGGGGCCACAATGCCACACTCGTGTTGAGGGCAAACCATGCGTAG
- the rnc gene encoding ribonuclease III: protein MRRPKRALPPPLPPDETGAVGEVLSQERLAKLAALEERLGVRFRDRSLLDLALRHGSFSHERGQDPAKSYERLEFLGDAVLSLVVADDLYRRNPEMDEGGLAKNRSRLVNEGALASFARRLNIGEYLMLGRGEEKGGGRQRASMLADSVESVLGAVYVDSGYGVVHALLIRWLGELAEDIQRVGDDFKSQLQERLQRRRQMPKYRIARAEGPEHARTFSAVVEAAGKPIGDGVGQSKKEAEQAAAADALRRLDSGAQ from the coding sequence ATGCGTAGACCCAAGCGTGCGCTACCGCCGCCTCTCCCGCCCGATGAGACCGGTGCGGTGGGCGAGGTGCTGTCACAGGAACGGCTGGCCAAACTCGCGGCGCTGGAGGAGCGACTGGGGGTGCGATTCCGCGACCGGTCGCTGCTCGACCTGGCGTTGCGCCACGGGTCGTTCAGCCACGAGCGCGGCCAGGACCCTGCCAAGAGCTATGAGCGGCTGGAGTTCCTGGGGGACGCGGTCCTGAGTCTGGTGGTCGCCGACGACCTCTACCGCAGGAACCCAGAGATGGACGAGGGGGGGCTGGCGAAGAACCGCTCGCGACTGGTAAACGAGGGGGCGCTGGCCTCATTCGCCCGCCGGTTGAACATTGGCGAATACCTGATGCTGGGCCGGGGTGAGGAGAAGGGAGGAGGGCGGCAGCGCGCCTCGATGCTGGCCGACTCCGTGGAGTCGGTCCTGGGCGCGGTCTACGTGGACTCGGGCTACGGCGTGGTGCACGCCCTTTTGATACGCTGGCTCGGAGAACTGGCTGAGGACATCCAGCGCGTCGGAGACGACTTCAAGAGTCAGCTTCAAGAACGGTTGCAGCGACGCCGCCAGATGCCCAAGTACCGCATCGCCCGCGCCGAGGGCCCCGAGCACGCGCGGACATTTTCCGCCGTCGTTGAGGCCGCCGGCAAGCCGATCGGAGATGGCGTCGGCCAGAGCAAGAAGGAGGCGGAACAGGCTGCCGCGGCCGATGCGCTGCGCCGGCTCGACAGCGGGGCTCAGTGA
- a CDS encoding HIT domain-containing protein, whose protein sequence is MKRLWAPWRFAYIAAPAVTGCVLCEAPASGDDRAVLILHRAQDAYLILNRFPYNTGHLMAVPLRHLARPDELTPREGETLLALVSLGVRALERAMEPDGFNIGMNLGHAAGAGIADHLHLHIVPRWSGDTNFMPVLGGVKVLPEHLDDTYQRLASALASLTGPGTA, encoded by the coding sequence GTGAAGCGGCTGTGGGCCCCGTGGCGGTTCGCCTATATCGCCGCCCCTGCCGTGACCGGCTGCGTTCTCTGTGAGGCGCCGGCCTCAGGTGACGACCGGGCCGTCCTGATCCTGCACCGCGCCCAGGATGCCTACCTCATCCTCAACCGATTTCCCTACAACACCGGCCACCTGATGGCGGTGCCGCTTAGGCACCTGGCCCGCCCCGACGAACTGACGCCACGCGAGGGCGAAACGCTGCTGGCGCTCGTGAGTCTGGGAGTTCGGGCGCTGGAGCGTGCCATGGAGCCCGACGGGTTCAACATCGGCATGAACCTGGGCCACGCTGCCGGCGCCGGGATTGCCGATCACCTGCACCTGCACATCGTCCCGCGCTGGTCGGGCGACACCAACTTCATGCCGGTTCTCGGCGGCGTCAAGGTGCTTCCTGAGCACCTGGATGATACCTATCAGCGGCTGGCCTCGGCCCTGGCGTCCCTGACCGGGCCCGGCACGGCCTGA
- a CDS encoding FAD-dependent oxidoreductase produces the protein MRFGTRRTVLVALVLATAVVLVQPAFLRQDTRPPGFRADVLVVGGSPSGVAAALAAARQGMVVVLVESRPFLGTVMTGAMLNMVDMSRGPNGENLIKGIFLEIYREIGGITFDPRRVHEILRAKIEAEPGIVSLLGIEHTEPIVVEGRVGGARVRLSDQAMTPIHAVVTVDATDDGDLAAASGVPFTYGREASGLDRRAMPATLMYRVADVDWPEIIRYARAHRRGRQPSGAFHGYAWGSREAMRGYHPADRRLSAHDLNIGKLPDGTVLINSLQIHDVDGTDPASRADGYARAVGEVPNKVSYLRANVPGFAGARLVEVAPELYIRETRHLAGLYTLTGKDILERTRFWDRIGAASYPIDLHQYVQGEQYPYRPARREYTIPLRSLITARIDGLFVASRAFSATYQAAASARVIPTTMAMGEGVGVAAAVAAAHSVTPHQLAQRQDLVREVQQRLLHAGARIDY, from the coding sequence ATGCGCTTTGGAACCCGCCGGACCGTTCTCGTCGCCCTGGTCCTTGCCACCGCCGTTGTGCTCGTCCAGCCGGCATTCCTGCGGCAGGACACCAGGCCCCCGGGATTTCGGGCGGACGTGCTCGTGGTAGGCGGAAGCCCCTCCGGCGTGGCCGCGGCGCTCGCGGCGGCGCGCCAGGGCATGGTGGTGGTCCTCGTGGAGAGCCGCCCGTTTCTGGGGACGGTCATGACCGGCGCCATGCTCAACATGGTGGACATGAGCCGCGGACCCAACGGGGAGAACCTCATCAAGGGGATCTTCTTAGAGATCTATCGGGAGATCGGGGGGATCACCTTCGATCCCCGCAGGGTTCATGAGATCCTGCGGGCCAAGATAGAGGCCGAGCCGGGGATAGTTTCCTTGTTGGGCATAGAGCACACCGAACCCATCGTTGTGGAGGGCCGTGTCGGCGGGGCACGGGTGCGGCTCTCGGATCAGGCGATGACCCCGATCCATGCCGTGGTCACCGTAGACGCCACCGACGACGGCGACCTGGCGGCTGCCTCCGGCGTGCCGTTCACGTACGGCCGGGAGGCCTCCGGGCTGGATCGCCGGGCGATGCCTGCGACGCTGATGTACCGCGTGGCCGATGTGGACTGGCCGGAGATCATCCGGTACGCGCGTGCCCACAGGCGCGGCCGGCAGCCCAGCGGCGCCTTCCACGGATACGCCTGGGGTTCCAGGGAGGCGATGCGCGGGTACCATCCCGCCGATAGGCGGCTTTCGGCGCACGATCTGAACATCGGCAAGCTGCCCGACGGGACGGTGCTCATCAACTCGCTGCAGATCCACGATGTGGACGGCACGGACCCGGCCTCCCGTGCCGACGGCTACGCGCGCGCGGTTGGGGAGGTCCCCAACAAGGTATCCTACCTGCGGGCCAACGTTCCGGGGTTCGCCGGTGCGCGGCTGGTTGAGGTGGCGCCGGAGCTCTACATCCGTGAGACGCGGCATCTCGCCGGGCTCTACACGCTGACCGGAAAGGACATCCTTGAGCGCACGCGCTTCTGGGATCGCATCGGCGCCGCGTCCTATCCGATAGACCTACACCAGTACGTGCAGGGCGAGCAGTACCCCTACCGGCCGGCAAGGCGGGAGTATACGATCCCGCTCCGTTCGTTGATAACCGCGAGGATAGACGGCCTGTTCGTGGCGAGCCGTGCCTTCTCGGCCACCTACCAGGCCGCGGCCTCGGCCCGCGTGATTCCAACCACGATGGCCATGGGAGAGGGCGTCGGCGTGGCCGCGGCCGTGGCCGCCGCGCACAGCGTGACCCCACACCAGCTCGCGCAGCGGCAAGACCTCGTCCGCGAGGTGCAGCAGCGCCTCCTGCATGCGGGCGCGCGGATTGACTACTGA
- a CDS encoding dihydrofolate reductase family protein, with protein MSLPDVLTLAYHAREPHPREVPLEAVYRDLEAPAPTGRPHVILNMVQTLDGAVAVEGKAWQIGSEVDHYLFRTLRGWADAVLCGAGTLRQNDIVAVTHPHLQAARAAAGRPANPAAFVVSGRAEFSDAVLRKRFFAHRDFASVVVTTELSRAADLRRVEEAGAEVWVVPAAASGEVDLEAALGLLADRGFGRVLAEGGPVTNRRLVEAQVLDELFLTVSPQVAGVPTRSGVLAGILGGAQVGLALISEFQYRDPTLREWYLRFAVAR; from the coding sequence GTGTCCCTGCCCGATGTTCTGACGCTGGCCTACCACGCACGCGAGCCACACCCCAGGGAGGTGCCGCTCGAAGCGGTCTACCGCGACCTGGAGGCACCCGCGCCGACGGGCCGGCCCCACGTTATCCTCAACATGGTCCAGACCCTGGACGGCGCCGTGGCCGTTGAAGGCAAGGCCTGGCAGATCGGCTCCGAGGTGGATCACTACCTGTTCAGGACGCTGCGCGGATGGGCCGACGCCGTGCTCTGCGGCGCGGGCACGCTGCGGCAGAACGACATCGTGGCCGTCACGCACCCGCACCTGCAGGCTGCGCGTGCGGCCGCGGGCCGACCTGCCAATCCCGCGGCGTTCGTCGTCTCCGGCCGGGCCGAGTTCTCCGATGCGGTGCTGCGCAAGCGCTTCTTTGCGCACCGGGATTTCGCATCGGTCGTGGTCACGACCGAGCTGTCACGGGCGGCGGATCTCCGGCGGGTAGAGGAAGCGGGCGCCGAGGTCTGGGTGGTCCCGGCTGCCGCGTCCGGGGAGGTAGATCTGGAGGCCGCTCTGGGGCTGCTGGCCGACCGCGGGTTCGGAAGGGTACTGGCAGAGGGCGGACCGGTTACCAACCGGCGCTTGGTCGAAGCGCAGGTCCTGGACGAGCTCTTCCTGACCGTGTCGCCGCAGGTGGCGGGTGTTCCTACGCGCTCCGGGGTCCTGGCCGGGATCCTGGGCGGCGCTCAGGTGGGGCTTGCTCTGATCAGCGAGTTTCAGTACCGGGACCCGACTCTGCGAGAGTGGTACCTCAGATTTGCCGTAGCCCGCTGA
- a CDS encoding DNA polymerase domain-containing protein: MIPRVIPGRGEVTLTGWLFDTYSTGEGMAVWLIGEDGRAHRLVVPFAPVFYTAGPERLLARLPARLADLGIAAETAMAAREELLSGAALPVLRIAVRSPLAFPSAVRSVARIRGLTPFDCDLSVPQLFFAQTGLFPLGRYRVEEGSVVTVAEFQPLDTPEDLEYVLPPLVTMRLRLDGDPINPAHGRMTEIEASVNGETVVLCGDRPEDLITSLNRLLERYDPDILLTEWGDAFLLPRLQTLAARVGVPLRWNRERGGGLQVRRARSYVTYGQTVFTAGAQMLHGRWHLDLRNSFIYGESELSGLIEIARLACLPVQYLARTSIGTAISAMQIHRAIRRGVLVPWRKSEPEGFKSAGELLVTDKGGLTYQPVVGVFEGVGELDFASMYPTIMARFNISPETVNCRCCPDAPRVPETGARLCRRRRGLLPEVLEPLLRRRAYYKRRRQETSGEARALYQQRQTALKWCLVCSFGYLGYRNARFGRIEAHEATTAFSREMLLRAKELAEAQGYRMLHALVDSMWLHQSGATRADYDALALAIEETTGLPILVEGVYDWITFLPSRTHPGLGVPNRYLGRFDDGTTKVRGIELRRSDVPAFIERTQARMLEVLFAARTAAEVRAAIPRVLDILTEAVVRLRGGEVRAADLAVTTTISRAPEEYRNNAAVAVAARQMARSGVRLHPGERIQYIIINTGARLPDDRVRPLGLLGPDWSCDVDYYTGQLMRAAETLLVPLGFPLARLEQEVQLRMQAGG; encoded by the coding sequence GTGATCCCACGGGTGATCCCAGGACGGGGTGAGGTGACGCTGACCGGCTGGTTGTTCGACACCTATTCCACCGGGGAGGGCATGGCGGTCTGGTTGATCGGCGAGGACGGCCGGGCGCACCGCCTGGTGGTGCCGTTTGCTCCGGTCTTCTATACAGCCGGACCGGAGCGCCTTCTGGCCCGGCTGCCGGCGCGCCTGGCCGACCTGGGAATTGCGGCCGAGACGGCGATGGCCGCGCGGGAAGAGCTCCTCTCCGGCGCGGCGCTGCCGGTGCTGCGGATCGCCGTCCGCTCACCGCTTGCGTTCCCATCCGCGGTACGCTCGGTCGCCCGCATCAGAGGCCTGACGCCGTTCGATTGTGACCTCAGCGTCCCCCAACTGTTCTTTGCACAGACCGGGCTGTTCCCGCTGGGGCGGTACCGGGTGGAGGAAGGGTCGGTCGTCACGGTAGCGGAGTTTCAGCCGTTGGACACGCCGGAAGATCTTGAGTACGTTCTTCCTCCGCTGGTGACAATGCGCCTGCGCCTGGACGGCGACCCGATCAACCCGGCACACGGCCGGATGACCGAAATCGAGGCGTCGGTAAACGGAGAAACGGTCGTGCTCTGCGGCGACCGCCCGGAGGACCTGATCACCAGCCTCAACCGCCTGCTCGAGCGCTACGATCCCGACATCCTTCTCACCGAGTGGGGCGACGCGTTCCTCCTACCGCGACTGCAGACGCTCGCGGCGCGGGTCGGCGTGCCGCTGCGGTGGAACCGCGAGCGCGGCGGGGGCCTTCAGGTGCGGCGCGCCCGCTCGTACGTCACCTACGGCCAGACCGTCTTCACGGCCGGCGCGCAGATGCTCCACGGCCGTTGGCACCTCGACCTGCGCAACTCGTTCATATACGGCGAGTCCGAACTGTCCGGGCTGATTGAGATCGCTCGCCTGGCGTGCCTGCCGGTGCAGTATCTGGCCCGGACCTCGATCGGGACGGCGATCAGCGCGATGCAGATCCACCGCGCGATCCGGCGGGGCGTGTTGGTCCCCTGGCGCAAAAGCGAGCCCGAAGGGTTCAAGTCGGCCGGGGAACTGCTGGTCACCGATAAGGGCGGGCTCACCTACCAGCCGGTCGTGGGCGTGTTCGAGGGCGTCGGTGAGCTGGACTTCGCATCCATGTACCCTACGATTATGGCGCGGTTCAACATCTCGCCTGAGACGGTCAATTGCAGGTGCTGTCCCGACGCGCCGCGCGTGCCGGAGACCGGCGCGCGCCTGTGCCGGCGCCGGAGGGGTCTGCTGCCGGAGGTGCTGGAGCCGCTGCTCCGGCGGCGGGCGTACTACAAGCGGCGGAGGCAGGAGACGTCCGGCGAGGCGCGCGCCCTCTACCAGCAGCGGCAGACGGCGCTGAAGTGGTGTTTGGTCTGTTCATTCGGGTACCTCGGGTATCGCAACGCCCGCTTCGGCCGCATCGAGGCGCACGAGGCCACAACCGCCTTCTCCCGCGAGATGCTCCTGCGGGCCAAGGAGCTGGCTGAAGCCCAGGGCTACCGGATGCTCCACGCGTTGGTGGACTCGATGTGGCTGCACCAAAGCGGCGCCACGCGCGCCGACTACGATGCCCTGGCCCTGGCCATAGAGGAGACGACCGGGCTTCCGATTCTCGTCGAGGGCGTCTACGACTGGATCACGTTTCTGCCGTCGCGAACGCATCCGGGCTTGGGTGTGCCCAACCGCTACCTGGGCCGGTTCGATGACGGCACGACGAAGGTGCGCGGCATCGAACTCCGACGCTCGGACGTCCCTGCGTTCATCGAGCGCACGCAGGCCAGGATGCTGGAGGTGCTCTTCGCGGCCAGGACGGCGGCGGAGGTACGCGCCGCGATCCCGCGGGTGCTGGACATCCTGACCGAGGCCGTGGTCCGCCTGCGGGGCGGGGAGGTCAGGGCCGCTGATCTTGCCGTGACGACGACCATCTCGCGCGCGCCCGAGGAGTACAGAAACAACGCGGCTGTGGCCGTGGCCGCTCGGCAGATGGCCCGCTCCGGGGTGCGCCTGCATCCAGGCGAGCGGATCCAGTACATCATCATCAACACGGGCGCGCGTCTGCCCGACGATCGCGTCCGGCCCCTTGGACTACTGGGACCTGACTGGTCGTGCGACGTGGACTACTACACCGGCCAGTTGATGCGCGCCGCCGAGACGTTGTTGGTTCCCCTGGGATTTCCTCTGGCGCGACTGGAACAGGAGGTGCAGCTCAGGATGCAGGCGGGCGGCTGA